The window TTTACTGGGTCTGACTTAAACGGGTCCTTCAGCCTGttgtgtttaaaatttaaatgtgaACTGTGGTCAGTGGCAATCGTGAATTAAATTACTAGCATTGacaacaaaatgcattttagtaAGGAGTGGAAGCAGTAGTTGAACACAATACGTACTACAACACAAAGGCAGTATTTAAGTAAACATGTAAGTGGCAGAAATTTGATATTAGTGCTAACATAGAAGAGGCAGACGTGTTATAGGTACGAGTTAAACAAATTTGAATGGCCAGATGATATTTTACCAATTGTTCTTGCAAAGAAACAAGATGGTATTAACAGGATATTTGTAAAACAGAGGCAATATTTCAATGACTGGGAAATTGCTAATGCGGTGGCTACCCACTAAAACTAGTAGTTACAAACATTAGAATTAGAacggatctacagtatatgcctctCAATATAAATGCGATCGTGCGGTATTATCAAGGTGGAATTAGAAAGGGTGGTTCTTTAATTTGTCTTCGAACAGCCACAGCAGCCATGAATACAGAGTACGTGACTTCCGTTAATGTGCTTGTTTTATGAAAATGAGCGCAGTCATAAAATACTACTAGCAACAGGTGTTTTACTTACGAAGAGGATCGGTAATTTtgcactgtaataataataattgcttacacttatatagcgcttttctggacactccactcaaagcgctttacaggtaatggggactcccctccaccaccgccaatgtgcagcatctacctggatgatgcgacggcagccatagtgcgccagaacactcagcacacaccagctctcagtggggaggagagcagagtaatgaagccaattcatagatggggattattaggaggccatgattggtaagggccaatgggaaatttggccagaatgccggggttacacccctctCTTTTCgaaaaacgccctgggatttttaatgaccacagagagtcaggacctcggttttacgtctcatccgaaggacggcgcctgtttacagtatagtgtccccgtcactatactggggtattaggactcacatggaccgcagggtgagcgcccccctgctggctccactaacacctcttccagcagcaagcttagtttttcccaggaggtgccccatccaggtactgaccaggctcacacctgctgagttcAGTGGGATGCcagatgtgagttgcagggtgatatggctgctggctgtaagACAGCAAGACATtaaactgtatataatacaattacaatgaaTAAGAGGGATTGTTTGAGACAAGAAATCGTGGTTCAATTACAGCTATGAGCATTTATTAAACACAACATCAAGTATCGGTATTGCATGTCTATCCTGGTTTAACCGTACAGCCAAACCAAGTACCTCTCCAAGCTCGAGTGCCCTTGTGCACAAGCACTACTGTGTAAAATCGGCACCGACCATGTTGGTGAATAAGAGAGGTGTGTGATACTCAGTGCATCGACAGTGTGACGATTTAGAAGAACATTGCTTGAACAGGTccaatttaataatatttatatcgTTTGGTATAAGTTAAAAACCAcgtttaattattttagtaaCACCGAGTTTAACCCACAAAGCTAAAACCACTCCCTTTCCAGAGTTGGTAGAATCGGTTCGCCTGACAGGAAGAACCGGTGTTTACAGTCGAAACACAGGAAGCTCAGAACTGTAAGACGTGTTTGTTAAGTTTTCGCCACCAAAATGGAATTCATTCACCGATTATGAGGCGTGAAACAGTTCAGATCGGCGGCAGTTTCAATGGCGTGACCATCTGAAGTCAGTAGAAAAGCCTGTTAAAACAACAAGGAGGTCTACAGTGGAGTGGTAGCTGAGCAAGTACTGCTCAGAGAAGTAAATATTTATTCACAGGTAACTTAATTCAGTGGAATATGTGTCATATCGAACAATGAAGAATAAACCACACAGTCCTTCTAGTTTGCTTAAATTAGCAGAACAGATGGATAGACCAGACGGTCgcaatacatttttcattttgtgtaaTTTGTTTCTTAACGGGTGTGCAGTGTATTTCAGAATCCGCGGCCATTGCAAAATACACGTTTCCATCTGTTAGTCACCTAACACGAGGGGTTATTAGTATGCAATTTCCGTCTTTGGATTCCAGACCATGCATTTTGCAATCAACTATAACGCCAAAAGGCTCAAATCTTAGTACAAGGAATGAATCAGATCTTCAGAATTGGCACTACTAATCGAACTACTGTTCGTTGAAGATGCAGAAACTCAGATGATCTCTAACGGATTTATTTCGGGTCGACGATGTTTGGTTGATTTAAGTTTTGCAGTCTGAAACACAATTACCTGTACTTCTGCATTTTGCTGTACTCTCCGCATGCGTCTGTGCCACTATTCTATCGGGACTGCATAAAGCGTTCTGTGATGGTGGTCACCAAACTGATGCGCTGCATATAATGACTGGTCGAGGAGTCACTTCATAGTGAAGTTCTTCATAAGAATTTTGCACCTTAACTCAGTATTTGGTGGAAGGATCTTTGGCAGTCATTTAAGTTTGCACAGTGGTGTGGTGTAGTTTTGCCCGGTCTTCCAGGCTTTCAGATACTTTCATCAGTTGTTCATTCCATCAGAGCATCATTAGTCATTGTGCTGGGTGATTGACTGGCAGAGACCGGGAGAAGGACTGCTGTTTCCCTGGGGTGACCATGGGCTCGGACAGCAGCACACTGAAGAGCTGCACCCTGGAGGAATGTCAGCTGAGCCTCCCATCCGGACTCACCATGTACTCTGCCCTCCTAGAAGATGGGAAGCCAGCCTCAGTCTTCGTCTACAGGCCGGACAGCGAGGATAAAGTTAACAAGGCTGCTAAGGTAAGGAGAAGAAGCAGTGAATTGAAATAGGGTAAAAGTGAAGGACAGCCTTGGTCCCTGGGCCCAACAGTCATCCTGGGTTTAGAGGAATTTTGAAATCCAAGACAATTTGTGTGGTTGCTAAGATGattttgtcaaaataaaatggatAATTGTATACAGTTGTATAAATAATTAGCGTGGTTTTCAAAAGATGGGCACCACTGGGTTAATCAGAGGTGATTTAGATTAAGAGCATCATATTTAGTGAATTTCCAAGACAGACTTACCTTTAAATCTTTTTGTGTCAATTTTGGTTATGGAATCGGAATAGGTTTAATTATTTTGGCTGGGGAAAAGTCATGAATGGCCCCAATTCATGACCTTTGTGCTGATGTTTGCAAACATTAGGATGAACAGCTACACTCTTGACATGCCATGGAGCGCTCATACGGATGAATGTAAGTGTTTACCTGCTCAACTCATGTGGTCTCTTACCTGGTTCACACGGCAGCACCTGAAGACCCTGCGTCACCCCTGCCTACTGCGTTTCCTGTCGTGCACAGTGCAGGCTGGGGGAATCCATCTGGTAACGGAACACGTGCAGCCACTGGAAGCCATGCTGGAGAGCCTGTCTCCAGAGGAGATCTGTTCCGGACTCTACGACATTCTGCAGGCCCTCGTATTCCTTCACGACAGAGTAAGAGTCGTTCGCCTAGCTGGCCACCAGAGATCTTCAGCACACCGAGTTAGTTTGCGCTGGCCGAAAGCACCTTTTCCCCAAACACTTCACTTCCAGGTTGTCCAAGAGAAAATGCTGCACCTTTTCTGATAACTTATCAATAGCAAAAATACCGTGAATGAAAGTTTTAATgactgtaatttatttaaatatattagcAAGTGATAAATTACACTAATGACAATGCATACCACTTGTGCAAGAGTTGTTCCTTGCACAGATTTCATTCAAGTCATTAAACaaaatgattgaaaaaaaatacttttccctCATAGAGTAATAGCACATTGTATTActaatttgtttaatgtttttatccAGTGTGACTCACAGAGCTTACAGTTGCTTTTTTTACATATAAACCTTGGTGACCGTGTACACAGCTGGGTTTATGGGAGTGACATGGGgtaaagtaccttgctcaagggtactgAAGCAGTATCCTcacttgggatttgaacctgcaacctccAATGGGGAGCCTTAACCACTACTCCACAGTGCAGTGCTGTACCAATTACAGACACAAGAAAATATATGTAACTGTAGAACCTAGGAACAGTTTTTACACATGCTGACTTAAAAAGTAGTCTGTTTCACAAAACAATCACATGTGACAACATCTCAGTTTTTTCGTCCGTGCTCTGGTAACACACTCCTGCCTGGTGTGGGGATTTCTCCTTTTATCTGCCTTTAACTGAACCTGGCTTGTCTGTACTTCAGGGTAAATCCAGCCATAACAATGTGTGCTCGTCATCAGTCTTTGTGAGTGACGACGGTCACTGGAAACTTGGGGGGATGGAGACCGTCTGCAAGTTCTCTGAAGCCTCCCCTGAGGTGAGAAATGTTTAGACTGTCCTGGTGGATTAAATATGTCTGTATGTACCTTTGCAGCTGCATCAGCTTAACCCCTTAACATCTGTTGGGCCACAGGTACATTCATTTTTGGTAACGATTGTGAATTGTGGCCTTGGGATGAAATTAAGTGTGATTGGCATCCAATCACTTTCCACCAAATGTAGGGCCTATCAAGATTCCAAAAGAACTATTACTTCATTTTTTAGTTGTTTAATATTTATGATTGTAAACAAAAACCTCAACAATGGTCAAAAGCACTTTTATTGTAGGCAGATCTATAAAGGGAGTTCTTCACCACTTTATGATTAGCTAAAAGGATTAGTGATGATATTAATTGTTGTCTCTATTGTCTCTGTTGTCCTCAGTATTTGCAGTTAGTAAACATGAACCGTGAAGCAAATATCTGATATGTTGCATTTTGTCATAGTTGGTTTTAGTATGAGAATTAACATTATTATAACATTAGCCCAAAGTATGAGCTCTTAAGTATGGGCTCTAAATAAAGTATTAACATATGATTCAGTAAAGACCTGAATAGGATTCATTAATTCACTGGATTTATATCATATTCACAAATGCAAAGCTTAGTTCaaagttaattaaaattttaaatacaataatacagcaaaaatgtttatatacagtggtgtgaaaaagtgtttccccccttcctgatttcttattttttgcatgtttgtcacactgaaatgtttcagatcatcaaacaaattgaaatattagacaaagataacacaagtaaacacaaaatgcagtttttaaatgaaggtttttattattaagggaaaaaaaatccaaacctacatggccctgtgtgaaaaagtgattgccccctaaacctaataactggttgggccacccttagcagcaacaactgcaatcaagcatttgcgataactggcaatgagtcttttacagcgctgtggaggaattttggcccactcatctttgcagaattgttgtagttcagccacattggagggttttcgagccttaaccacttttttaaggtcatgccacaacatctcaatcggattcaggtcaggactttgactaggccactccaaagtcttcattttgtttttcttaagccattcagaggtggacttgctggtgtgttttggatcattgtcctgctgcagaacccaagtgcgcttcagcttgaggtcacgaacagatggccggacattctccttcaggattttttggtagacagcagaattcatggttccatttaccacagcaaatcTTCCAgatcctgaagcagcaaaacagccccagaccatcacactaccaccaccatattttactgttggtatgatgttccttttctgaaatgctgtgttacttttacgccagatgcaATGGGACACACActttccaaaaagttcaacttttgtctcgtcggtccacagagtattttcccaaaagtcttggggatcatcaagatgttttctagCAAAACTGAGacaagcctttatgttctttttgctcagcagtggttttcgtcttggaactctgccatgcaggccatttttgcccagtctctttcttatggtggagtcatgaacactgaccttaactgaggcaagtgaagcctgcagttcttttggatgttgttgtgggtttttttgtgacctattggatgagtcgtcgctgcgctcttggggtaattttggtcagccagccactcctgggaaggttcaccacatttgtggataatggctctcactgtggttcactggagtcccaaagctttagaaatggctttataaccttttccagactgattaatctcaattactctgtttctcatttgttcctgaatttctttggatcgcagcatgatatctagcttttgaggatcttttggtctacttcactttgtcagtcaggtcctatttaagtgatttcttgattgagaacaggtgtggcagtaatcaggcctgggtgtggcaagagaaattgaactcagctttccaaagatgtgataaaccacagttgatttatgttttaacggggggggggcaatcactttttcacatagggccatgtaggtttggatttttttttccccttaataataaaaaaccttcatttaaaaactgcattttgtgtttacttgtgttatctttgtctaatatttcaatttgtttgatgatctgaaacattttagtgtgacaaacatgcaaaaataagaaatcaggaagggggcaaacactttttcacaccactgtaataATGGTTTCTGCAAGCTTTTGAAATGTGACAGGCTAGAGTATGTACAGATCTTAATAACACAtctttgtttttacagtttcttaGCAGCATTGGGTCTGTGAGAGAACAGAGGGTGGTTCCACCTGAAGAAAAGGTAATTAAGGATCTGTCTAAAAGGTTGCTGTCTGCTCCTCTACACACTTTGCATTtgtttctaaactgtattatttattgCGTACCTTTCTCCTTTGGTAGGCAAATGGTTACGTCCATTTCTGCCGCACTCTGGATGAAATGGGTTCTTATGAATGGGTTCTTTTCTCTTCCAGGTTGAAGGCTTTAAAATGCTGCTTGATAAACACGGACATGCCAGAGATGCCTTTTCATTCGGATTGGTGGTGGAGAACTTAATCCCACTCCTAAATGACTATGGTGAGTCCTTTTGTTGCTACCTTTTATCACATCAATTTGGCTGAGTGACTATAAGACTTGGAACAGCACTGTCAAACCACTACTCACACACTAACAAAgggataataattaataattgcttacacttttgatgtattttctggacactccactcaaagcactttacaggtaatggggacacccctccaccaccaccaatgcgcagccccacctggaagatgcgacagcagccatagagctccagtacgctcaccacacaccagctatcagtggggaggagaactgagaaatgaagccaattcatagatggggattattaggaggccatgattggtaagggcgaatgggaaatttggccaggacaccagggttacacccctctCTTTTTcgaaaaacaccctgggatttttaatgaccacagagagtcaggacctcggttttacaactcacccgaaggacagtgcctttttaacagtatagtgtccccgtcactatactggggcattaggacacacacagaccacagggagtgcgccccctgctggccccactaacacctcttccaacagcacccttagtttttcccaggtctccaatccaggtagtgaccaggctcacacctgcagagcttcagtgggctgccagttgttagttgcagggtgatatggctgctggatgtGCAATGAGATCATTCATGGAGTCACCAGTAAAGTCAGTATTTTATAACTTCACACTTTGCAGTGTACAGCCAAGTAGCTCTCTTCTCATTCTATGTGCAGTGAAGTTTGTGCTAAaaatatttagtgtttcattatgAAAGTGATCCACGAATGAAGAGGAATTATAGCAGATTACAAAAAATGGAAGAACTGCTGCAATTTCACTATAAtcaaagtgatttttttgttcttgctTGAACTTGCAAAAACTGATTACCTGAtttcagcttccaaagagcTGTTGGACAGTTTCCGAAATACATTACAGAGAAGCCTGCTGAACCCTGATCCTTCAGCTCGGCCTGCTCTCAGCAGCCTCCTCAAACATGATTTTTTCAGGTATGTTGATGTTGCCTGTTTAGTGGTAAAGAAGCATCTGTCAATTAACTCTTTGAAAAGCTTAATCTTTTTTTGATGTATACAAGTGGTTCCCCTCTCAGATCCTGGGTACCACTGTCCCATCTGGGTTTTGTTCCAGCCAGATTGTTATTTGCAGGCTAATCGGTTTAATTTTTCTGAAACATATTTAAATTTCTGATTGTCTACCAACTTCCCAGCTTTAGAATTCCCGTCATTCAGTTGTTACCTGAAATGTAAACAGTTGAATTTTTATGGGAAAAAAGCACACTATTTAGGACTGTTTCTTACAGTGTCATACTCAACTGggtgttaattaataaattggTCACCCTATTAAGAGCTGCTCGGTCCTAAACATGTTGGAAACAGTACACTAAAGGTCACTTATTCTGAAATCCAAGGACAGTGTAAAAACAGGTATTCATGAAGTCAGCCAAGGAGATCAATTAAAGGCATCAATTAGCACTGGTATTTTAAAGCAGTGGAACCCTGATCCTACAGGAACACTGTGACTTCTTGGTTTTTGCTGCAGTTGAGTTCTTAATCACAGACTGACTGAGTTCTGTTTAAAGGAGAGCTGCAGTCCTAATTTCTCAGTCTGATTactaaatcttggtaacaaaatgaaTTCGTTGATAGTATTGGAAAACttaacaaatttcaaattaagcacaaaattgtgaactttatgaaagtactgtaaatcataatgcaagaaattgtatagggccaataatgTTGTTATGTTGTTAAAGTCGAcatgttgtcgcaaacccctggtcttgccaaaggtgagagtgagagttcccacgaattgcgatgtgatgcagcccttcctgctcactagtcactgtaatgactaatgtgatGTATGAGCGAAGTACAGGTTGTCCAGTAGACaattcaccacagaaatgttccataATGATTTGCAtaaagtagtatttgttggcaaaagtaaatcaaaattgagagcaatatttctattggattaaaagagaagcctgcttctttacaatgtaaCTGCTACACGTCATTGAAAGTTTTGTTGCCTGGTTCTAAATAACTGAAATGTAACATATTTTgttatgtaaattggaggttttacaagttactttttacattttacttttatcatAGTTTcaaatgcactcatcagtgctgattctttctaaccctaaaataaataaatagtgttgcagttcccctttaagagtTGAAagcaaatgtatacattttagaaTATCAAATGGGATTTGTAATTAGTGTCAACCCTGCTCTCATTCAGGAATGTTGCAGAAGGAAAAATTCACATTGTGGGTGTGTCTCATACATTATTATTCCTACCTGTGTCAGGTCATCGTCAATCAATCAACTAGTTTGATctgtttagtcagaaataaTGTCAAGCAAGTTGAAAAGTTGAGAAGAGGCTGCATTAAATTCTGTATGCAGAAGTTGCTGGAGACACTCCCCTTAAAGTAGGGTATTCTTAACACTTAGgacttaaagaaaaaacaagcaaGTAGATCAATGAATTCATCAGAGATTTAGAGCTGCTGAGAAATTCAAGATATCCCTTAAATGTTTTGGTTATTCATTACTGGTATAAATCCTTTGTAGTATTATGATGTCTCATGTGCTTTACAGGAATGACTTCCTTGAGGTGGTGAATTTTCTGAAGAGTTTGACTCTAAAAACAGAAGAGGAGAAGAACGAATTTTTTAAGTAAGTGAGCAATAAGACTAGTTAAATGTTATATCCAGTGTGGTATACCCAGAATATATTTCTTAATAGTTGTCAGgatcaaaaataaaatggaagacTGCACCTGTTGGCAAGAGTGATCTtggcttttgttaaaaaaaaagctttttttaagatACTTGAATTTGTTTCAACAAACATTGTGCAGATTTTCAATTGAAAGAGTCATGGTTTTCTCTTGCAGGTTTCTCCTGGACAGAGTTCAGAATCTTCCTGAAGAGCTGATTGCTTCACGCCTCATCCCGAAACTTCTAAACTCACTGGTGTTTGCAGAACCTACAGCCGTTAAAAGTTTTCTACCCCATTTGCTCATGCCAAAGAAGGGTAAtagcttttatacagtaaacaCACCTTGTTAGCAATATTGACAATGTTCTCTGAGACTCAAATTAAATCAAACTTCAGCCTGCTGGCTAATCCTTGATGGTAGCATTTTGCTTCCTCAAGGCTTCGACATTGTGCCCAGAAGGAATCTTCTGAAGGTCTTCAATGGGTTTGTAATTTGTGACTGGAGGTTGGTGGGTTGGACAAGGGTTTCGACAGCAGCGTGGAATAGTGATTAGAGCTGTGGAAGCATAACTGGAAGGTTCTAGGTTAAAATCCTTTTGGAAAGCTTGAACTAGGTCTTTTTACTGAAAGCTGTAAATTGTAAGTTGTTTCAGATAAACATATCAgcccaaaaaatgtatttgtgcaAAACTATGAGCAGTTCATTtataaaaaactgttttgatctGTTGGTTTTGATAGTCAATGCCAGCGACAGAAGCATTTTAGAGCcatgctttatactgtatttgtatcaagagcagtgtgtgtcatATGCGAAGGTCTCATGctttaaatgtgtttgtgttAACAGATTCCAGTGAAAACAGTCAGGAATGTCTCCTCTCGGTGTCTCTGTATCGTAAATATGTAATTCCTCAGCTGCTGAAGTTGTTTAAAGTTAATGAGGAGCATGTCAGGATGGTATTGCTGTCCCACATTGATGTCTATGCAGAGCTCTTCTCACATGAAGAACTGAAGAATCAAATACTACCTCAGGTCTGTTTTTGAAGTCCCGGTGCATTTCACTTTTTGAATGTAGACTGTAGGTTTCAATGGCATAGTGTAATAATCATTGAGTGAGAGACCAGTATTATGTGGTTTTCTCAGTAAACGTCTTTTGTACTTTTTGGAGACAAAAGTAGTTTGCCAATTATAGTGTTAGTTTTACAAAAGAAACCTGAAGTTCTTTTAACATTCTCTAGAATTACACATATGTCCCATGGATAGTAACAGCTGAtagatattttgtttaaaatcagtACATAGAGTCCTTGTAACCATGCCTTTTATTTTGCAAGCCCTAAGTGTCTCCCCCTTCTCTCTGAAGGTTTTGCTTGGTATGAGAGACACAAATGACTGTCTGGTCGCGATGACCCTGCAGAGCCTAGCGATTCTGGTCCCTTTACTTGGAGCTCATGTGGTAGTTGGGGGAGAAAGATCAAAGGTCTTCAAACGAACCACACCCAACTTCACCAAATCAACTGAGGTCACACCTGAAGGTAAGCACTGCAGCAGAGTCCTAGACACTAAATAAAACTAGACAAAGCTCTGCATGTGACAAGCGTTTTGTTATGTTGGTGCTCCTTAAAGCGCACAGTGCTTTCTAAGGAATATCATTaactgttttcttcttttcaagGCTCTCCGGTTCACAGTGTCAATAGCTTCAAAACGCAGGTGTCCCAGCCCTCTAAAGTCTTGAAGCTTTTCTCTAAATCCTCTGAAGCAGCAGAGTTTGTGCTGGAGAACATGGGCTCTCTTGGCTCAATAGCGCAGTCACAGCAAGTGCCAAAGAAAACAGGTGAGTACCAGCCTACAGGTGTGAGGGAGAACTGTTCACAGTATTGCTGAAAGGAATATAAACGGATAAATATGCGCTCTTGAtaacaagtacagtatttctgaaCACTTTTCCAAAGTGGAATATTTTGTTCTTAATATCTTTTAAGTGCAAAAACACTTAAATGACCAAAATCAACTGCAAATAAATCAACTATTGTGATTAAATtgaaatgtgtgtgtttttcacacTTGAATATGGATTTTTTGTTCATCTCCAACAGTTAATAGAGATTTGAAGAAATTGCCCTTGAATGGATTCAATGACAGAAGACCACCCATCTCTGCTGGAGAGGAGAATCTTCATGGCCTGGGGAGCATTGCCAGAGATGGTGAAGAATGGCCAGACTGGAGTGATGCCGAGGAGATGGAGAAGAACAAAACTGTGGAGCTTTGTGTTCAGCCAGTGGACACCCAGAAGACAGTGAACATCACAAGGGACATCAACATGGAAGAGGAGCCCTGGGAGGATTTGGAAACATGCAATCATGGATCTGAAATGACTTCACACCAGGCATCCCATGGATCAGCAGGCGACTCTACTGCTTCACCTCTGGGTGATCCTCCAAAGAACCCATTCCCTGGACCTACAAAGAAATCCAACGCTTTAAAGCTTAGCTCAGCTTCTAAACCTAAAGATGAGAAAAAACAGACTGACTGGGACAATGACGTAGTACACCTCTCTGCCAAACCAAGCCAGATGCAAAAAGTTACCAGTGGCGGCTTAGGCGAGGAGTTCACAATAGAAATCAGAAAGAAACCCGAGAAAGATCCTGAAATGGACTTCTTTGCGGACATGACCCCCGAGATCAAGTTGTCTTCAGCCACGTTGATGTTCACTTCTGAAAGGACAGATGCCGTTTTTGGATCTTCACTGGCTGTTCCTTCAGGGCATACGGAGCTCCTGGATCAGGAATCATCAACAGACAGACTCACAATTATTGCCAAGTTTGCTGCAGCTGACCTGGCTGATGTAAGTTTTACCTGAGACGATTTGATTTAAAGAATGCCATTCGTTTATTCTCACCcgtctttctttttttgcaatCGTGAGTTCCTAAGAATTTGCTTTTAACAGTTCTACTTTTTAACGGATTTaactgttattttgaaatagatATTCAAATTGACAGGTTTTTGCTGTGAAGTCTTGTATAGGAGTTACTGGGCTTTTCCATATTGGAAGTTTAAACTGTGATAAATATAGGTTTCAAGAGTGATAAGCTGAACTTGCACAGCTGAAAATTGTGACTTTGTCTTACATTAAATTCATGGATATTGCTGCCATGTTTCTGACACTTTAAGAGGAATTTAAGTTAAGCCTTGCAATCCTTAGCATctccttaaaaaaa is drawn from Lepisosteus oculatus isolate fLepOcu1 chromosome 9, fLepOcu1.hap2, whole genome shotgun sequence and contains these coding sequences:
- the scyl3 gene encoding protein-associating with the carboxyl-terminal domain of ezrin yields the protein MGSDSSTLKSCTLEECQLSLPSGLTMYSALLEDGKPASVFVYRPDSEDKVNKAAKHLKTLRHPCLLRFLSCTVQAGGIHLVTEHVQPLEAMLESLSPEEICSGLYDILQALVFLHDRGKSSHNNVCSSSVFVSDDGHWKLGGMETVCKFSEASPEFLSSIGSVREQRVVPPEEKVEGFKMLLDKHGHARDAFSFGLVVENLIPLLNDYASKELLDSFRNTLQRSLLNPDPSARPALSSLLKHDFFRNDFLEVVNFLKSLTLKTEEEKNEFFKFLLDRVQNLPEELIASRLIPKLLNSLVFAEPTAVKSFLPHLLMPKKDSSENSQECLLSVSLYRKYVIPQLLKLFKVNEEHVRMVLLSHIDVYAELFSHEELKNQILPQVLLGMRDTNDCLVAMTLQSLAILVPLLGAHVVVGGERSKVFKRTTPNFTKSTEVTPEGSPVHSVNSFKTQVSQPSKVLKLFSKSSEAAEFVLENMGSLGSIAQSQQVPKKTVNRDLKKLPLNGFNDRRPPISAGEENLHGLGSIARDGEEWPDWSDAEEMEKNKTVELCVQPVDTQKTVNITRDINMEEEPWEDLETCNHGSEMTSHQASHGSAGDSTASPLGDPPKNPFPGPTKKSNALKLSSASKPKDEKKQTDWDNDVVHLSAKPSQMQKVTSGGLGEEFTIEIRKKPEKDPEMDFFADMTPEIKLSSATLMFTSERTDAVFGSSLAVPSGHTELLDQESSTDRLTIIAKFAAADLADTEASGWGDSDDLNWEDESNW